The Halobellus sp. MBLA0158 genome has a window encoding:
- a CDS encoding DUF7562 family protein: protein MWRSRNNRDETTVVCIACGTSLARSEAREYDKHGNRWERHGKSFEHLCKECYRDLCHQPRGDLEALLVDLEREAAFDTAADAESIDGPGDDDADPSRVQFLSRYYEAVEERSNSAEERNES from the coding sequence ATGTGGCGTTCCCGGAACAACCGGGATGAGACGACGGTGGTCTGCATCGCCTGCGGGACGTCGCTCGCCCGCTCGGAGGCGCGCGAGTACGACAAGCACGGCAACCGCTGGGAGCGACACGGCAAGTCGTTCGAACACCTCTGCAAGGAGTGTTACCGCGACCTCTGTCACCAGCCTCGGGGCGACCTCGAAGCCCTCCTGGTCGACCTCGAACGCGAGGCCGCCTTCGATACGGCCGCCGACGCCGAGTCGATCGACGGCCCGGGCGACGACGACGCCGATCCCTCCCGCGTGCAGTTCCTCTCGCGGTACTACGAGGCCGTCGAGGAACGCTCGAACTCAGCAGAAGAGCGCAACGAGTCCTGA